The Carassius gibelio isolate Cgi1373 ecotype wild population from Czech Republic chromosome B5, carGib1.2-hapl.c, whole genome shotgun sequence genome segment CCTGCTGGAACGCCTCTTCCGCTTCTGGACTCCAGGCTATCTTCTCCGGTTGCCCCTTCCTGGGCAGATCTGTCAGGGaagaggctaaggaggagaagttagggataaaacatcggtagtatcctgccaaccccaaaaaggctcgtacctgggtcttggtagagggccgcggtgccgagaggatagctgtcaccttcttttcctgggggcggatgaggccacgtcccacgcagaagcccaggtacttggcttcggagagagccaggtgacatttccgggggttggcggtgagccccgcccggcggaggtccagcagcaccctccggagccgctctaaatgttccccccaggtctctgaatggatgaccacgtcgtcgatgtaggccgcggcgtaggccatatggggcctcagcaggacatccatgagcctctggaatgtggcgggggccccgtgcaggccgaagggaaggacccggtactgccagtggccactgggggtcgaGAAGGCTGTCTTAGGCTTGGCATCCTTAGACAGGGGGACTTGCCAATACCCCTTGGTGAGGTCGAGAGTTGATATGAACCAGGCCCTTCCTAGTCGATCCAGGAGCTCATCGACGCGGGGCATGGGATAGCCATCAAATTCAGAGACCtcatttaggcggcggaagtcgttgcagaaccttagggtgccgtcgggcttcgggaccatgacgatggggctggaccatggactccgcgagggctcaattacccccaacttcaacatctcctgtacctctgtctcgattgcgtgtcgccgagcctccgggacacgatAGGGCCACTGCCGGACGATGACTCCTGGTGGTGTTCGGACTTCGTGCTGGATGACGGTCGTCCGCCCTGGCAGAGGGGAGAACACATCCgagaactgaccgaccaggtgctgcagttccGTCTTCTGGGCTGCGGAGAGATGGGGATCCATGTCCACAACCACGGGAGAGGTGGCGGCGAGGGCCGAGAGCTGGGGCCCGGTCCCCACCCAGCGCTTCAACAGGTTTATATGATAGAGCTGCTCTTCCCTTCGGCGACCGGGTTGGCGCACTTTGTAGGTGACGGGTCCCACCCGTTCGGTGACCGTATATGGGCCCTGCCAGCGGGCCAGGAACTTACAGGCTGAGGTGGGGACCAGTACCATGACGTGGTCTCCCGGCTGGAACTCCCGGGGTTGGGCAGCCCGATTGAAGAGGCGCTGCTGGTCTTGCTGGGCCTTGGTCAGATGCTCCCGGACCAATGGCATGACCCTGTCGATCCGCTCTCTCATGGCCTTGACGTGCTCGACGGTGGTCCGACATAccgcaggctgttgttcccaggctTCCCGGGCGACATCTAGGAGCCCTCGGGGTTGGCGGCCGAAGAGGAGCTCGAAGGGCGTGAAGCCGGTGGACGCCTGGGGCACCTCCCGGACCCCGAACAGCACATACGGGATCATCTGGTCCCAGTCGCGTCGGTCCTCGGCCACGACACGTCGCAGCATCTGTTTAAGGGTCTGGTTAAAGCGTTCCACGAGCCCATCGGTTTGTGGATGGTATACGCTGGTCCGGATCTGTCGGACTTTGAGGAgtttgcagaggtcagccatgatccgggacatgaaaggggtgccctggtcggtcaggatCTCCGCTGGTAGGCCAACCCGACTACTCAGTAGGAAGAGCTCCTGTGCGATGTTTTTGGCAGTGGCCTTGCGGAGGGGAATGGCCTCtgggtagcgggtggcataatccacgataaccaggatatgttcatgcccccgggcggacttcggcagcggccccaccaggtccatcccgatgcgctcgaagggcacctcaatgatcggcAGCGGGATCAGCGGGCTAGGGGGAGGAGTATGTGGCGAGGTCCGTTGGCACGTCGGGCACGCTTGGCAGTACCGCTTGACATCCGCCTCCAGTCCTGGCCAGTGGAAGCGGTCCCGGATCCGTTGCACAGTGTTTTGGGCGCCTAGGTGGCCAGCCATCGGGTGGGCGTGGGCGAGTTCCAAGACCGCCGGGACTTTGCTCCGCGGTACCACCAACAGCGTCTTTTCCTCCCCCCTCCGCTGGCCGACATAATAGAGCAGGCCGTTTTGGATGATGAAGTGGGGTGTGGGGAGCTGGTTGTAGATCCTCTCCTTCCGCCACCCGCACTTGAGACCAGCAATGCTTGAGGCGCTCGTCCCCACGCTGCTCTTTGGCGAGCGTCCCCCCTCCCGCTATCTGCTGGAAGACATCGAAGAACAGGTTAGAGTTTTGGGAGGGGGACTCACCTCCTCGAGGGCTGTCCGACGTCAGCAGCGCGGGGCCTCGTCGAGGGCGCCTTGCTGGACTCCGGCGTCGGCGGTTCCCGGCCGGGCTAGCAGGCTGTGTGCTGGAGAAAAGCTTTTTGTGTGATGACGTGTTCATACTAGGAGTGTCCCCGACGAAGGATTTTCATAGatagggtaaataatgttttatgttttgatgaacagatagctaacacttaacgctggcgaaaccataacaattaactattttattttaaaaaatttgagtcttagtaaagttttaaatccctgccgccaagatgctcctctttCAGTCtcagattatggaaagtgaaacataaatccataggggtggttggatttattcacgcactttaaaatattaatttgaagcttctttctttcaGATTCTTACAACTTTATCATAAtagtatattaacttattgggagaaaaacgGTATttcccccatatagtcaaaatggtataatcaataacaccctgcgaatattcgactgttagattggtagtcgaaccaggctcctcgaatcaaagcTTCAGTTCGTCGACTATTCGGGGTCATACagtatcatgttccatgaatatattaggacaattgtattttgtttcatgTAATTCATTCTGTGCATGACTTAAAGTGATCTGTAAAGTCAAAACAGACAACATCAAAACAGTTTTGGATCAAACCAGACGATACTGCTACCTGCAGCAATgcccaataatttctcattttcccactccccccatTTGACTTGAAGAGTTGGAGTTACTGGTCTGCTTATCTCTAACgattggaaatgtaatcctttaccatctttgaatGAGACctgaaggagctgttgatacccagttACTAttacctaccctcttaaaatCCAATTTGTAGTTATATATTGGCCCATAGGACCACTAGGTAACTTTTTCGACGAAAACCTGAACCttaacctttcctgaggatggtactcttCTACCCTaggaaaaagaagtttattcaagtgtgctattagtatacttcttttaaacaaaaaataggaaattatgcttttagttgactttttatgtacttctcagaaatattcttaaaatgacatttacgtatgcttatacttaaaaaaagtctaaatatatttgaactatacttgtgctcctagaatccgtgttttcattattatacggtaGAGGGTGCTAGTACACATCTTATGCACAGAatttcccccccccccaaaaaaaaaaaacacaagtgaagaagaaaaaacaaacaacagacactaacacatgtaacacgattatttgacatgaaacagcatcaaaactgtaatgttatggaataaattgtcaaccgatgaagaggtaataattacagtcaagctttggggtgttgaatgactccatttacatttgattatcattctgaatccaatttatagtcttttttcagctttttgttcaaaatgttatttctttctttatttttttaacatacctacattaaagtgtttataaaaaagaatttatgaagctagaataaaatatttttgttaagaagcagataccctgttatttcttttgatgttttctatgttcagatattcatttaacaaaatatatacaaattgaaACCTAAATTGGGAcagtagtagtatacttaaagtatgatgtaaagttcacttaacgaaaacttatgagtatacttgcagtataaaactaataaactagtcgtttactgagactatacttcaaagtgtacaaagtatttaattaataaactgtCAGTTTACCtagaagttcacttttagtataattgcagtacaaactacaaacaaatgACCTGCCcgactcaatctgagcagctgagttcTTAGCCATATCTTCAAGAATCGActgaaaacacataaaaacagatctcttccatctttatttgatcctctacCTCTAGAACTTTCTATtctaattattttcattaaaaaaaaaaactaacactagctttTCTAATATGTTTGtactcatttgttttgtttttattagttatacaattaacaaaagcaaaaaagacctctaaaacatgctttattctttttctattctatctgttttttattttttattatagtatttaaaaagcccttgctatttgcactgttatagcacttgtatgccATTGCTCATTCCTCTtttgtaagccgctttggatacaagtgtctgctaaatgactcaagtaaaaaatgtaaatgtaaaagatgcTGTCTTACATCATGAATTGTCTTTTAGTGATCTagattttcatttgtttgaaataagctGCAAAGTGGACGAGACTGGGAAGTTGATTGTCATTAACCAGGTTGCATAAGACTGATTTTTACCTGAACTTCATTTCCAAAGTAAATCACAGAAGCTGGAAGAGAGAATAAATAAGGTCTGcatgaaagacagaaaataagattgaataagatcaaacacatttaaatgggAAAGGGAAAAGGGGAAAATCGCTTTCACATGCAGACTAAAAACCAAACCAAGGGAAACAGTGTAAAATTAACCCAGAGACTTCTTAGCACAAtagtgaacattttttttaatttattaattagaggtgggcatagattaatttttttattctagattaatctcactgtgatcttgaaattaatctagattaatctagattaaaatggctcattcgaattctgccgacggcattcagaatatgtgtgttacccaaataaaattgacaaacagtaagtctttgagaaggggtttatcaagctaggtggtgcattagaaatgtacatctcctgtttccaaaatgcatcacaaactgcttgaaaaagctgtaaactaattccacattgcactaGCGgcgacccggtgaaggttgtaccagtgggccctgtttgaaattgtctaatttgtatgtttgtttatttttatttatttgtgctatttacacaatgtttaaggttttCTCAAGTTTGTAGgcgtcaaggtacagaaaccaaataattaaatgtaaaaaagcactggatagtcttcaatgtaaaaatgaaatatacaatcaagcctacatttattcagacaccttcaacatttctcacattattacaattttgctatatatacactgaaaaaagtgtttcattggatcaaagtaaaaaaaattgcgTCAACTTGTTACatctaattactttactttttatcaacttaaaatttttactttgaaaataatTAACTATCTATTGCTTAGCCAAAGCAAAAAGTATCtcaaaatcaaataatatttttaagttcAATGAAATCTCAAATTATACTTTgtcttaatgttttttctttgtattaacttaattattttactttctatctaaccaaatatccaaacaaatacaatttaaaatattgatataatatgaaaaaaaaaatactttcagaaTGTGTAATTTTATCAACTAAGATGAATGACTTCAAGCATCAAACatttgacaatttattttgtcataatacaacatttttttttttacaatgtgtacAGTATCCTGATACAAATACACACTGTCTAACAATATAAACACATCATAAACTTGACAATTTTTGTCATAAAACATTTCTACAATGTGTATagaatttttataaaaacacattgtGCATTGACACACTGGATACAATGTAAATTCACCATAAGAATCAGTTATGGTTTCGAAGAGAAACATACAATCTTTCCATGAACGATCTGATCAGATCTGACTACacaatcaaacatttaaaattctgtaatcatttccaTGAACTGTCAATCAGAACTGACTACACAAATCAAACCTTTAGAAGTTAAAACAAGTTTGGCccaaaaactgctttaaattgggcagtgtaaaacaaaacacttttaataaaaCACCTACCAAATTAGCCAAtggtagaaataaaaaaataaattgaaatttaaaaataaattttcaccttcatggaatagtttacccaaaaatgaaacttctctCATAATTGTCGAAATGTCTCTGAACCAAATGTAAAGTTAAATACTTGAATAGCTTAAGGATGATTAAACAAcgtaagaatttttatttttgggtaagcTATTTAATTGACCCtagataaaacacaatttaacCAAGATAAAACAAATCCGGTTTAGTAAACAGTAGTACAGTTAACTTTGTATAAAAGGATTTATACGGTCCAACATCTTCAAAGAAATGTAGCATCAGCAGAACACTGTAGCTGAGTCAAAGGAAACAAATTCATTCCTGCAGCTTTGAAGAGAGGTTCTGCACCCTTTGGCTCATCTGCTTACTCTCTATGTCCATGATTATTTTTTGAAAGGCCTCAAAGGTGTATTTGAGTCCTTCAGGATATTTTAAGTTCAGTGCATAAATGAGTCCAAACATCATAGCACAGGCACATGCAACAGAGGGCAACTCATTGAGTACTTCCACACCGTCAATGACAATGGAAATGTCCAGTGCACGACTAAGAGCATCAGTTTCACGGATCACAAAAAACGCCATGGTGGTCTTTTCAAATTCTCTCTCTGCTTCCTCCCTCTGGTCAGCCTAAAAACATAGGAGAGAGTAAATTCAgggactgtgaaaaaaaaaaaaaaaaatatcccttcatctgaaaattacaaaatttatttagctttcctacTATGGAGATCAATGTAGAGCCCAAACATCTGTTGCTAACTTTCattaaaatgtcttcatttgtgtccagcataaaaataaaatgtaaacggcTTATTGCAAAAGTAGAGTAAGTGATTACTATTTTTGGGTGAAGACGTACTTTTACACTTTCTTTAGctttgaaaatgcttttaaacactttGTACAAGCAAACGCCCGTACAATGTGTTGACCATTGTAGATAATCAGACATATTCGtggaagaaagtcacacaggctgATGTGTAAATGATAACACAATTACTACTATAAAGTGATATGTCACTACCAAATCAAAATTTagttaggatgctttgagggcgaGTAAAACATAGGGAAATGTTGATTTGGTAGTGAAATATAACTTTAAGGCAAACATGGTTGTAGAAGATTTCAGTAGTTTACATTGTCTACATTACCTGGTATTCTTTGATCAGACAGCTTGTATCTTCACCAAGGTATGTGATCAGGCACTTCAGCAGGCACTCTCTTCTGATGTCTATGTCCAAACTCTACAAAATGTTCaagatgtattgtttttattagacCAATACACTACTAAATTGATCGCCACAAGCAAATTTGTTTGCATGTAACCAATACCTGATCCATAACTTTAATAGTGTCCTTGGTTTTTTCACGGAGGGCTCCACCTTTGCTCCTAATAACCTGGAGAAGCTGAGAGCTCTGTCTGTCCAAAGAGGCCATAAATCTTGATTGTAAAGGTAAGGTTGTGATGCGAAAATATTCTGCATTAATCtgtaagaaagagaaacagaaaatatacttcttggagagagagaaaaaaaaaaaaacgattttacTTTGAGAACTAGTTGTAAAAGACATATGCACACAatgcattaaacaacaaaacatataattagggcatccaagacattttcaaaaacactacATACTAAACTCCAATGGTAAAACCTATGGTAATTccaatttaagtcattttaaagttttagtacattttaaaaaattttaataaaataaatgcttttacctCCTCTTGTTGAAACAGAGCTGGCCATCTTTCTTGCAGATCTTGAACACTAGGTTGGTTTTCCACAATCTCTTGTCTCTCCAATAGGTAGGGATGGGATATGATTGGCCTCACCACGTTTAGGTCGTTTAACATTTTTTGCTGGAAAAGCATGGTCTGAGGCTTTGGTTTTCAGAGAATTTACCAAATACTCAGGGTATCCGAGACCTTTCAACTGTCACTAAAGACACAAGGAACAGTTTCATTATTTTTCAGGTGCTGCCCAATATGATGGAAATAGTCTTTAAATGATGATGTGTGTTTGTATTCACAAAGCAAGCATTTATAAGTTGTCAATTCATCTTTTTGAGAGGGATGCTGAGGATGCCTCCTTGACACATGGCTCTTCAGAGAACtccaagttttaaatgaacaaggACAGTCTGAATAAACGCAAGGATAAGGATGACGATGTCCAACATTCCTATGATCAAGCTTAAAATGTTTGAGAAGCTCAGAACGCTTGGCTTTGGAGACACCACAATCTTTGCATTTCCACATTGAGCCAATGAGAATGGTGAGGTAGAGCATAGGAGAGAAGAAAGATAAATAACAAAACTTATCCTCCAAAGCAAACATTAAATGGTGCAAATTACTTTTTCATGTGACTGGATTATTCAAAACCTGTCCTAATTGTTGTTCAGCAGCAGGCCTACCCCGTCCTACAAAAGACAAAGTGAATTAACCACCTGGCTCACATAAACAGATCACTTCTTTGCGAGTATGCTGGTCGacacaatgatttaaaataagtgtttaggcATGTCACTAAAGACATGTGTTTGGGCCTTCATGTAAAGCTAATGTTAATCATAAATGAGAGACCATACAAGTAAGCGGAGCAAATAACTTGCGAACACGAGtttcataaatcaataaaaatcttCATAATATATACCTTCATAAAAACGTTAAGTCTATACAAGTGTCTGAAGCGTGCATGTACTTTATACATGTAACTAGCTGTACAGTATTGCACTCCAGCATACCCGAAACAGTCTTTATACTATGTTTCAATATCAATCCATCTCACCTCAAGCAGTtttcttgtattattttatttccactcGGTTTAACATTGTAATGAGGGAAACGTGTAACCATTCTAAACGAGTTAGAGCAGTCAAACTATTATGTTAATACTAACAGTATGTAAAACACCAGTacaacataacattttatgaaatcatacaagtataatgttaataatatggCCCAGACGTACGTTTAAAATTACTTACCAATTTTCTTTATTCACGTTTTACCACGCCGAGTTCATCCATGCGGTTTAACAAGATGGCGGAATGCTGAACGTCCTCACGAACGACCATGGATTACGTTATAAATCACGTGACAATGGGaaccaatattttaaatttcaatttacagaaatgtatactttacactaacaatacattattttaattttaaattgaccaaatatttacataacacTGATGGCTAgacagaaaatgtaatgttttgagtTCTTTAGAGTAATGACATGCCTTGTGCACTTTTTCTCAGTGTATTGACTCAAATCTAATGTACTCCCAAAAGTTTACACTCTCTTAATTCATAAGTCACTGTGTTATATTTAAGCTCATTAAGACGGAAATTTACgacatattttgtgtatatattttactattcAAACGTCAGGAGACAGTACTGACGCTGTGGGTCTCGTCGTGCGCTTGCCTCCAGTGTACAAGCACAGAAAGCTGTTGTGGGATTAACAATTTCAGTTCTGTTTCGCAGCTAATAGCGGTTTTAAAATAATCAAGCTCTTAATTTTTCATTGATCCATGCTTCTTTGATCACTCTAACGTGTCAGTAACTTCATGCAATCCGCCCAATTAAAGATGCGTGGGTGTATGTACATATGACAAAACACACCCATAAAACAGTTAACTTATTCAAAAGCACCATATAACATTACATATTTATCAGATGCAGTTACAgtaaattaaagctttttttgtaTAGTTACTCACCGATATTGTGGAACTGCTTTCAGCCGCAGTCTGGATGCGAGGAAAACAAGATGGCCGTCGATCGTAAAATTCTCAAACCCAACCTCCATTACGTCAGTGGTCACGTGGTTTACACAGAAcgcaaaattattgatttgatgtgtagcaaatagtttaaattaaaccaacaaaacgtctaaggttacgtatgtaaccctggttcctcgaaggaacgagacgctgcgtcgagaacgattggggaacgcccCCAGCGTGGCatctctgaatcatgtgtgtaatcagtccaatggatgggcgagacgtcataggcgggtgacgtcagagaccaggaagcataaaagccggAGAAACACAGCCGGcaccagcctcaaaggatgaagcaagcgccggccAGAGATgtcggaagtgtggcactgcgacgcagcgtctcgttccttcgaggaaccagggttacatacgtaaccttagacgttcctcttcaggaactcgagctgcgtcgagaacgattggggaacgagaatgcccacgccgccagacttacaaatctctgccagtgtgggaaactgcacaactaggacgagagaacagagggGCCTGGAGCGGCTCGTAAATCTAGACCGTAAAATCTTACAAAGGtcaagggcgtggaccaccccgcagcctcGCAGATATCATGCATAgagacacctgctaggaaggccttggaggccccaacacttctagtggagtgagccttgacccccagGGGGGAGGGGAGGTCAGAGGACTCATATGCAAGAGAAATAGCATCTACTATCCACCGGCTGAGCAGGAAGACCTCTCTTAGGGGGaccataacaaacaaacaactggTCCGcccttctccacagggcagctctgtggatgtatgtgtccaatgctcgcactggacacatacaattaagcTTCTTCTGGTCTGGCTCCCTGAAGGGAGGAGGACTGAAGGCCTGGAGTACGACAGGCCGTGGTGTAGAGGAGGGAACCTTAGGGACATACCCCGCACGAGGGTAAAGGAAAGCTTTAGCCAGACCGGGCGCAAAGTCTATATAAgaaggggccacagagagggcctgcaggtccccaactctcttgagagaAGAAATCGCCAACAAGAAGACAGTTTTAATAGAGAGAAGGCGATCAGAGATCTCCTCAATAGGCTCGAAGGGCGGCCTACAGAGAGCTTCTAACACCACGGCCAGGTCCCATGTGGGGACACGAGAACgtactggaggcctcagcctcagcgcaccgcggaggaaacgtgtaacaagagggtgtctgcccactgactggccaccgagaggggcgtggtaggccgcaatggccgccacgtagaccttcagggtggagtgggtcaaccctgcggagaaacgggcctgcaggaactccagcactgtaccaatcgggcagttaactgggtcgagctggcggtctccgcaccaagaagtctgctcccatattcatatgcccaggaatgtgaaccgCTCTGAGCGAGAGAAATttgtcctgggcccacacaaggatctggtacgctagtttgTTTAGACGGCGTGAgcgcagacctccttggtggttgatgtaagagaccaccgctgtgttgtcggtgcgcaccaacacatggtgacctctcaggtctgggaggaaatatttcaatgctcgatagACCGCtagcatctctaggcaattgatgtgccatgtcagatggcgaccactccacagaccgcgggcagggtggccactcatgaccgcaccccagccgaTGAGGGACGCGTCCGTCGCTAGCATcacgcggcgacaaggagctcccaacaccgggccctgagacaagaaccaaggcttcctccacatatccaaggcacgtaggcagcgccgcgtgccCTTGATcatgcgaagtgggtttcccctcggggagaactgcttggtcttgagccaccactgtaggggtctcatgtacagcaggccaagaggtatcacgttggacgcagctgccatcagacccagcagtttttgaaaccgcttgacagtgagtgactggccttctctcactctcgcgactgcggcgaggatcgactcgatcgtgcctgcatcgtggtcgaatcccacaccacgcccagataagtggttctcttaGACTTAGAGGCCCCCGACCCAGAGCGTCGTCTGGACCCACGGCTCCGCTTAGCTGGAGGAGCACGTGaggcgacactctgtttttgtGCCTCCCTGTATGAGAAGCTGGTACTCGGCGAAGGCTGCCCCCGCCCGGCAGCCTCCGGATTTAGAGAGCGACGTGGGAGGAACcgctggaacgccgccgcctgcttgCGAGCCTCCTGgtacctgtcgacgacagaattaacagcgtcgccgaacaggcccgaggaCACAAGCGGGGCGTCCATGAGACAAACCCTGTCCTTTTCTTTCATGTCAGACAGGGTGAGCCACAAATGTCTCTCTGCTGCTACCAttgctgccatggaccgcccaatagCACGAGCGGTCTCTTTGGTAGCGCGTAGAGACAAATCAGCGGTCCTCCTGAGCTCCGTAATATCCTCAGATCTCACGTGCTCTTGCTCATCTAAATCTCTcagcagatcggcttggtacgcctgtaacaccgccatggtgtgcagacacgcaccagcctgacccgcTGCCGAGTACCCCTTGCCCACCAGCGCTGATGTTGTGCGCAGCGGCTTGGAGGGCAGCGCCGGAGCCTTTAATGACGATGCCGCGCCGGgagacagatagctcgcgagcgtctgttcaacccgggGCATCGCCTTATAACCGCGCTCATTCGTCCCCGCTACGCTGCCGTAGTGATCAGAAGCGGGGATGAAGACGCGGGCCGAGAAGGGTTTTTCCCACGATTTACACACCTCGGCGTGCAAATCGGGAAAAAAAAGGCAGGCTTCGGCGCGGAGGTGGCGGCTTAGTTCGCAGAAAACGCTCATCAAGTTTACTTTTCTGCGGTTCAGCCTTTTTCTCGGCTGGCCATTCGATGTTTAACTTGGCCACAgcacgagtaaccacctccaaaagcttcTCATACTGGGGCGATTTAGGGGGTGAATCCTCAGCGACATtcaccacatcaacctcctcggaggaagatagATGAAGCGCCGAGCCCGCTCCCCGGGGAGAAGTAGCGCCGGAGCGCGCCCGATCCCTGAGAGCGGGCGCTGGATCTGGCAGGTgaggaagaagatagggactcgcccgtctccattccctctgccaaatccaactgcgaaccccacgagCGAGATCGCCGCTccgcctcggcagaagcgggaccagcgcCGCGGGGAACGCTAGCGAAGGCTCCCTCggtgaagagagccctccgggaacGGAGAACATGCAGGGCAAGCCGCTCGCACTGCGGGCAGTCGCCTCTCTCGAGAGCCGACTCTGCATGCTCCGCTCCCAGGCAAACAacgcacaaactgtgtgtatccccgccTGAGATATAGCGAggacagggaggaacacacagtctgAAACGCTGCTTGCCTTCGCCCATTTTGTGTTTGGTCTTGGAGGGTGCTTTTGGCATACTTGGGAtgacaaacaacactaaataagactcacaaacgtaAAGTTTCTTGAACaa includes the following:
- the LOC127958163 gene encoding uncharacterized protein LOC127958163; the encoded protein is MLFQQKMLNDLNVVRPIISHPYLLERQEIVENQPSVQDLQERWPALFQQEEINAEYFRITTLPLQSRFMASLDRQSSQLLQVIRSKGGALREKTKDTIKVMDQSLDIDIRRECLLKCLITYLGEDTSCLIKEYQADQREEAEREFEKTTMAFFVIRETDALSRALDISIVIDGVEVLNELPSVACACAMMFGLIYALNLKYPEGLKYTFEAFQKIIMDIESKQMSQRVQNLSSKLQE